The Enterococcus sp. 7F3_DIV0205 genome has a window encoding:
- the purM gene encoding phosphoribosylformylglycinamidine cyclo-ligase produces the protein MGNAYTKAGVDVEAGYEVVERIKKHVKRTERMGVMGTLGGFGGCFDLSTVEVKEPVLISGTDGVGTKLMLAIQENKHDTIGIDCVAMCVNDIVAQGAEPLYFLDYIATGKNRPERLEQVVAGVAEGCLQAGAALIGGETAEMPGMYGENDYDLAGFAVGIAEKSQIITGDRIKEGDILLGLPSSGVHSNGYSLVRKIFFETHQFTGESLFSDLNEKPLGEELLKPTKIYVKALLPLIKQELVNGIAHITGGGFVENIPRMLPNGLFAEIQIGSWPALPIFKSIEKYGQIPSLEMYEIFNMGIGMILAVSPEKIDDVQTILKQQNEPSYIIGKIITEAEQAVVFKEV, from the coding sequence ATGGGAAATGCTTATACAAAAGCAGGTGTTGATGTCGAGGCAGGCTATGAAGTAGTGGAAAGAATCAAAAAACATGTTAAGCGAACAGAACGCATGGGTGTGATGGGGACTTTGGGCGGTTTTGGGGGATGCTTTGATTTAAGTACGGTGGAAGTGAAGGAACCTGTCTTGATTTCGGGAACAGACGGGGTAGGAACAAAATTGATGTTGGCGATTCAAGAGAATAAGCATGATACGATCGGCATTGATTGTGTTGCTATGTGCGTGAATGATATTGTCGCTCAAGGAGCAGAACCACTATATTTTTTAGACTATATTGCCACAGGGAAAAATAGACCAGAACGTTTAGAACAAGTAGTTGCAGGAGTTGCTGAAGGATGTCTCCAAGCAGGTGCTGCATTGATTGGTGGCGAGACCGCTGAAATGCCAGGTATGTATGGCGAAAATGATTATGATCTAGCCGGATTTGCCGTGGGGATAGCAGAAAAAAGTCAAATAATCACGGGGGATCGCATCAAAGAAGGGGATATTCTTTTGGGTTTACCCTCTAGTGGGGTTCATTCAAATGGTTATTCTCTCGTACGTAAAATATTTTTTGAAACACACCAATTTACTGGAGAAAGTTTATTTTCTGATTTAAACGAAAAGCCATTAGGTGAGGAACTATTAAAACCTACCAAAATATATGTAAAAGCTCTACTGCCATTAATAAAACAGGAATTGGTGAATGGTATTGCTCATATTACGGGTGGTGGTTTTGTAGAAAATATACCGAGAATGTTGCCAAATGGCTTATTTGCAGAAATACAGATTGGCAGCTGGCCGGCATTGCCTATTTTTAAAAGTATAGAAAAATATGGTCAAATCCCATCGTTGGAAATGTATGAAATTTTCAATATGGGAATTGGAATGATTCTAGCGGTGTCTCCTGAAAAAATCGACGATGTGCAAACGATTTTAAAGCAGCAGAATGAACCTAGCTATATTATTGGTAAGATCATTACAGAAGCTGAGCAAGCAGTTGTCTTTAAAGAGGTGTAA
- the purN gene encoding phosphoribosylglycinamide formyltransferase encodes MKLAIFASGNGSNFQAIAEAVKSGEIDAEITLLFSDKKDAYVVQRAKALQIPVIAFSPKDFDSKAMYEAEILHLLEEEQIDLVVLAGYMRIIGPTLLEVFSNRMVNIHPSLLPNFPGLNGIKDAFCAKVAETGVTIHYVDDGVDTGPIIAQEKVMIEGNDTLASLEEKIHNVEHKLFPSILAKLIKTRQGENHS; translated from the coding sequence ATGAAGTTAGCGATATTTGCCTCAGGTAATGGCAGTAATTTTCAAGCAATTGCTGAAGCAGTAAAATCGGGAGAAATAGATGCCGAAATCACTTTACTATTTAGTGATAAAAAAGATGCTTACGTAGTTCAAAGAGCAAAAGCACTGCAAATTCCTGTTATTGCATTTTCGCCAAAAGATTTTGACTCAAAAGCGATGTATGAAGCGGAGATTCTCCATTTACTTGAAGAAGAGCAAATCGATCTTGTTGTTTTAGCAGGGTATATGAGGATCATTGGGCCGACTTTATTAGAAGTATTTTCAAATCGTATGGTCAATATCCATCCATCCTTATTACCGAATTTTCCTGGTTTGAATGGAATCAAGGATGCATTTTGTGCAAAGGTAGCGGAAACAGGTGTTACGATTCATTATGTGGATGATGGTGTCGATACAGGACCAATCATTGCCCAAGAAAAAGTCATGATCGAAGGCAATGACACGCTTGCTTCTTTGGAAGAAAAAATTCATAATGTAGAGCATAAACTATTTCCAAGTATTTTAGCGAAACTTATTAAAACACGGCAAGGAGAGAATCATTCATGA
- the purH gene encoding bifunctional phosphoribosylaminoimidazolecarboxamide formyltransferase/IMP cyclohydrolase has protein sequence MIKKRALISVSDKTGIIAFAKGLAEQGIEIISTGGTKAVLDQEGIATISIEEVTDFPEMMDGRVKTLHPKIHGGLLGRRDLSSHLEAMEQYGIQPIDFVCVNLYPFKETILKKDVTREEAIENIDIGGPSMLRSAAKNHPFVTVVVDPKDYDQILMELSESGETMLSTRQKLAAKVFRHTAAYDALIAEYLTDAVGEHEPETLTLTYDLKQVLRYGENSHQHASFYQNTLPTSFSIASATQLHGKELSYNNIKDADAAIRISREFDQPTVVAVKHMNPCGIGIGETINEAYQSAYAADPVSIFGGIIVLNREVDGETAEKMHKLFLEIIIAPSFSQEAFNILSSKKNLRLMTLDFSKKDESKEDEKVSVLGGLLVQNQDLIEEKTENWQVVTKRTPTDDELKALEFAWKTVKHVKSNAIVVANSHQTLGIGAGQMNRVGSVQIAISQAGKKANEAVLASDAFFPMGDSVEYAGKHGIKAIVQPGGSIKDQESIDMADKYGIAMVFTDVRHFRH, from the coding sequence ATGATAAAAAAAAGAGCGCTGATCAGTGTTTCAGACAAAACAGGGATAATCGCTTTTGCTAAAGGATTGGCAGAACAAGGGATAGAAATTATTTCTACAGGTGGTACAAAAGCTGTGCTTGATCAAGAAGGAATCGCGACGATCTCAATTGAAGAAGTCACCGATTTTCCAGAAATGATGGACGGACGAGTGAAAACATTACATCCGAAAATCCACGGAGGCTTGTTGGGGCGTCGTGATTTAAGTTCACATCTAGAAGCGATGGAACAGTACGGAATACAGCCAATCGATTTTGTCTGTGTAAATCTTTATCCATTTAAGGAAACGATTTTGAAAAAGGATGTAACCCGAGAAGAAGCGATTGAAAATATTGATATTGGTGGACCGAGTATGCTAAGAAGCGCTGCGAAAAATCATCCATTTGTGACTGTTGTTGTAGATCCTAAAGATTACGATCAAATATTGATGGAGCTTTCTGAATCAGGAGAAACAATGCTTTCAACGAGACAAAAATTAGCAGCCAAAGTTTTTCGTCATACCGCAGCCTATGATGCTTTGATTGCAGAATATCTGACTGATGCTGTAGGGGAGCATGAACCAGAAACGTTAACACTCACATATGATTTAAAACAAGTATTGCGCTATGGAGAGAATAGTCATCAGCATGCTTCTTTTTACCAAAATACATTGCCAACTTCTTTTTCAATAGCGAGTGCAACACAGCTTCATGGAAAAGAATTATCTTATAACAATATCAAAGACGCAGATGCTGCGATTCGAATTTCTAGAGAATTTGATCAGCCGACAGTCGTTGCAGTAAAACATATGAATCCGTGTGGAATCGGCATTGGTGAAACAATTAATGAAGCTTATCAATCTGCCTATGCTGCTGATCCTGTCTCGATTTTTGGGGGAATCATTGTCTTGAACCGTGAAGTTGACGGAGAAACTGCTGAAAAAATGCATAAGCTGTTTCTGGAAATCATTATTGCACCAAGTTTTTCACAAGAAGCATTTAATATTTTAAGTAGTAAGAAAAATCTGCGGTTGATGACACTGGATTTTTCTAAGAAGGATGAGTCAAAAGAAGATGAGAAAGTTTCTGTTTTAGGTGGATTATTAGTTCAAAATCAAGATCTGATTGAAGAAAAAACAGAAAACTGGCAAGTGGTGACAAAAAGAACGCCAACGGATGACGAATTAAAAGCGTTAGAATTTGCTTGGAAAACAGTCAAACATGTAAAAAGTAACGCAATCGTTGTTGCGAATAGTCATCAAACTTTAGGAATTGGTGCAGGGCAAATGAATCGTGTTGGATCTGTTCAAATCGCAATCAGTCAAGCTGGAAAAAAAGCCAACGAAGCAGTTTTAGCGAGTGATGCCTTTTTTCCAATGGGAGATAGTGTCGAATACGCCGGGAAACATGGGATTAAAGCGATTGTTCAACCAGGTGGCAGTATCAAAGACCAAGAGTCTATCGATATGGCTGACAAGTATGGGATTGCTATGGTCTTTACTGATGTTAGACACTTTAGACATTAA
- the purD gene encoding phosphoribosylamine--glycine ligase, which translates to MGLTILVIGSGGREHAIAQKLIQSPKVATVFCAKGNAGMKKDGIQLVDIAEDDHSGLIKFAKEHSVDWTFVGPEIPLLNGIVDDFKAAGLLAFGPVKAAAFIEGSKDFAKTIMKKYKVPTANHQTFFDFEKARAYVMKKGAPIVIKADGLAAGKGVVVAMTVEEAVEALNDMLEQNKFGSSGAKVIVEEFLSGEEFSLLAFVREQEVYPMVIAQDHKRAYENDLGPNTGGMGAYSPCPQISDELVKKAVETILKPTVQGMIAEGRAFTGILYAGLIATETGPKVIEFNARFGDPETQVVLQRLESDFAQIIDDLLRGNKPEIKWKKAGYSIGVVVAAEGYPGEYQKGHHIPSFSDLGSKHVYYAGVKEQGNQFISDGGRIYLVEASGDTLEKARQAVYSVLDNVETQGTFYRKDIGFKGIDK; encoded by the coding sequence ATGGGATTAACAATTTTAGTCATTGGGAGCGGCGGAAGAGAACATGCTATTGCTCAAAAGTTGATTCAAAGTCCTAAAGTAGCAACTGTTTTTTGTGCGAAAGGCAATGCTGGAATGAAAAAAGATGGCATTCAATTGGTAGATATTGCAGAAGATGACCATTCTGGATTAATCAAATTTGCTAAAGAACATAGTGTCGATTGGACATTTGTTGGACCGGAAATTCCATTGTTAAACGGGATCGTTGACGACTTTAAGGCTGCTGGATTACTGGCTTTTGGTCCAGTCAAAGCGGCGGCGTTCATTGAAGGATCTAAAGATTTTGCGAAAACAATTATGAAAAAATACAAAGTACCGACAGCTAATCACCAAACATTCTTTGATTTTGAAAAAGCTCGGGCTTATGTTATGAAAAAAGGTGCTCCAATCGTCATTAAAGCTGATGGTTTAGCTGCTGGAAAAGGTGTTGTAGTCGCAATGACGGTTGAAGAGGCTGTTGAAGCGCTGAATGATATGCTTGAACAGAACAAATTTGGTTCAAGCGGTGCCAAAGTTATTGTTGAAGAGTTTCTTAGCGGGGAAGAATTTTCCTTATTAGCTTTTGTTCGTGAACAGGAAGTTTATCCGATGGTAATCGCCCAAGATCATAAACGCGCCTATGAAAATGATCTTGGCCCTAACACTGGAGGAATGGGTGCATACAGCCCATGCCCGCAGATTTCTGATGAGTTGGTAAAAAAAGCAGTTGAGACAATTCTAAAACCAACAGTACAAGGTATGATTGCAGAAGGAAGAGCTTTTACAGGGATTTTATATGCCGGGTTGATTGCTACTGAAACGGGTCCTAAAGTAATCGAATTTAATGCTCGCTTTGGAGATCCTGAAACGCAAGTTGTGCTTCAGCGTTTAGAAAGTGACTTTGCTCAGATCATTGATGATTTACTGAGAGGAAATAAACCAGAGATAAAGTGGAAAAAAGCAGGATATAGTATAGGCGTTGTTGTCGCTGCTGAAGGTTATCCTGGTGAGTATCAAAAAGGACATCATATCCCAAGTTTTTCAGATCTGGGTTCAAAACATGTTTATTATGCTGGAGTAAAAGAGCAGGGCAATCAATTCATTTCTGATGGTGGACGTATTTATCTAGTTGAAGCTAGTGGAGATACGTTGGAAAAAGCGCGCCAAGCAGTTTATAGTGTGCTGGATAATGTCGAGACACAAGGAACTTTTTATCGAAAAGACATTGGTTTTAAAGGAATCGACAAGTAA
- a CDS encoding prevent-host-death protein — MENKMNKDVSFSITDVKQSPMTIFETAKEIKAGVYIYNRNKVAGVMLTVDQYEALIKKKATEQSQDIKIGQLNQAIRQKIAFGSLMSTKNLDDQLVSLEFITKKNDLDDYNEMMNELNETGKIEYQLQKKEDRTNIFAEVIGEQSNQSHLSDKLIVKKIHLRID, encoded by the coding sequence ATGGAAAATAAGATGAATAAAGACGTGTCATTTTCAATTACAGATGTGAAACAGTCGCCTATGACGATTTTTGAAACAGCTAAAGAAATAAAAGCTGGTGTTTATATCTACAATAGAAATAAAGTTGCAGGTGTGATGTTGACTGTAGATCAATATGAAGCACTGATCAAGAAAAAAGCGACGGAGCAAAGCCAAGACATAAAAATAGGGCAATTAAATCAAGCGATACGTCAAAAAATTGCATTTGGCTCATTAATGTCTACTAAAAACTTAGACGATCAATTGGTTTCATTGGAGTTCATTACTAAAAAAAATGATCTTGATGACTACAATGAGATGATGAATGAACTGAATGAGACTGGAAAAATTGAATACCAACTTCAGAAAAAAGAAGATCGAACTAATATTTTTGCTGAGGTTATCGGGGAACAAAGCAACCAATCTCATTTGTCTGATAAGTTGATTGTAAAAAAGATCCACCTTAGAATAGACTAG
- a CDS encoding TIGR03915 family putative DNA repair protein, translated as MHIEKTTEIWEYDGSFYGFLTIVYHAFTKKQFPEIILTPDIAVETLFLSRWIETDEPLAQKIYERLTKRLRKENTQFIIDGFYCSLREKERCLLDAIQIALESKDLLSNHLGHPSILALQKSLKALFGEVHLFTGFIRFEFAGKLLYSTISPKHFSLPYLCPHFARRYPQEMLMIYDDTHRLLGIIEEGQISFIENSDPPLSNKADSEQEIQANWRTFLQAVTIQERKNERTQLSHLPMRYRPHMFDFQ; from the coding sequence ATGCATATTGAAAAAACGACTGAAATATGGGAATATGACGGCAGTTTTTATGGTTTTTTGACAATTGTTTATCACGCATTTACAAAAAAACAGTTTCCCGAAATCATATTAACACCTGATATTGCTGTAGAAACTTTGTTTCTAAGCCGTTGGATTGAAACTGATGAACCTTTAGCTCAAAAAATATATGAACGACTGACGAAACGATTAAGAAAAGAAAATACTCAGTTTATTATTGATGGATTTTATTGTTCCTTAAGAGAAAAGGAACGCTGTTTACTAGATGCTATTCAAATCGCCTTAGAATCAAAAGATTTGTTGAGCAATCACCTAGGGCATCCTTCTATTTTAGCATTGCAAAAATCTTTAAAAGCTTTATTCGGTGAAGTTCATCTTTTTACAGGCTTTATTCGATTTGAGTTCGCAGGAAAACTGCTTTATAGTACCATTTCTCCAAAACATTTTTCCCTCCCATACCTCTGCCCTCATTTTGCCAGAAGGTATCCTCAGGAAATGCTCATGATTTATGATGATACCCATCGCTTATTAGGTATTATAGAGGAGGGACAAATCAGTTTTATTGAAAATAGCGACCCGCCACTCTCCAATAAAGCTGATTCTGAACAAGAAATCCAAGCAAATTGGCGTACATTTCTTCAAGCCGTTACCATTCAAGAGCGAAAAAATGAGCGAACCCAACTTTCCCACTTACCTATGCGCTATCGCCCTCATATGTTTGATTTTCAATGA